A window from Acidimicrobiia bacterium encodes these proteins:
- the recF gene encoding DNA replication and repair protein RecF (All proteins in this family for which functions are known are DNA-binding proteins that assist the filamentation of RecA onto DNA for the initiation of recombination or recombinational repair.) produces MRVSSLYLSDFRCYHEVDVEFPSGCTVVTGANGQGKTSLLEGITWAATGRSLRGVPDAVLVAHGADAAIVRVGVNADERRRRIEAEIPSSGRSRVLVDGNRITRVADRVGVLRTTVFSPDDLMVVKGGPSLRRDLLDGILTELTPRFAATRRDLERVLRQRNALLKSRARDSEAIHTLDVFDRQLTEVGGAVVAARLDLVRRLEPHLVEAYRALAEADTPVRATYASEWLSEPADPAGSLADALAAARGRERDRGVTLVGPQRDDLDCSIGGLASRTHASQGEQRTLALALRLGGHRLVAADTDDDPVLLLDDVFSELDDRRAAALVEHLPAGQTIVTTAGRLPEGIAVDRHVVAGEGHLEDVA; encoded by the coding sequence GTGCGCGTGAGTTCCCTCTATCTCAGCGACTTTCGGTGTTACCACGAGGTGGACGTCGAGTTTCCTTCCGGGTGCACCGTCGTCACGGGAGCCAACGGGCAGGGCAAGACCAGCCTCCTGGAGGGCATCACGTGGGCCGCCACCGGGCGCTCGCTCCGGGGCGTTCCCGACGCGGTCCTCGTCGCACACGGTGCCGATGCGGCGATCGTCCGTGTCGGGGTGAACGCCGATGAGCGCCGCCGCCGCATCGAGGCGGAGATCCCCTCGTCGGGACGCAGCCGGGTCCTCGTCGACGGGAACCGCATCACGCGCGTTGCCGACCGCGTCGGTGTCCTGCGCACGACCGTGTTCTCCCCCGACGACCTGATGGTCGTGAAGGGCGGCCCGTCGTTGCGACGTGATCTCCTCGACGGGATCCTCACGGAGCTCACGCCGCGTTTCGCTGCGACACGTCGGGATCTCGAGCGGGTGCTCAGGCAGCGCAACGCCCTGCTCAAGTCGCGGGCGCGCGACTCGGAGGCGATCCACACTCTCGACGTGTTCGACCGGCAACTCACCGAGGTGGGGGGAGCCGTCGTGGCTGCGCGTCTGGATCTCGTACGACGCCTCGAGCCCCACCTGGTCGAGGCCTACCGGGCACTCGCCGAGGCCGACACACCCGTGCGGGCCACCTACGCCAGTGAGTGGCTCTCCGAGCCGGCGGATCCCGCAGGCTCCCTCGCCGACGCGTTGGCAGCGGCGCGTGGGCGCGAACGTGACCGCGGCGTCACGCTCGTCGGTCCCCAGCGCGACGACCTCGACTGCAGCATCGGCGGTCTCGCCTCGCGCACCCACGCCTCCCAGGGCGAGCAGCGGACGTTGGCGCTGGCGTTGCGCCTCGGTGGCCACCGCCTCGTGGCCGCCGACACCGACGACGACCCGGTGCTGCTGCTCGACGACGTGTTCAGCGAGCTCGACGACCGGCGCGCCGCGGCACTCGTCGAGCACCTCCCGGCCGGACAGACCATCGTGACAACGGCGGGTCGCCTGCCCGAGGGCATCGCCGTCGACCGGCACGTCGTGGCGGGGGAGGGGCACCTGGAGGACGTTGCGTGA
- a CDS encoding DUF721 domain-containing protein: MTARGPRRNRPDDDPRPVVDGLAAVSRELGLSDPQVLATVVGDWPRIVGEHIAAHARPLGLRDGCLTIGVDQPGWVTELRYRHDDLRDAVREATASNAVERLRFVVKPGS, encoded by the coding sequence GTGACCGCCCGAGGCCCGCGACGGAACCGTCCCGACGACGACCCGCGGCCCGTCGTGGACGGCCTCGCCGCCGTGAGTCGCGAGCTGGGGCTGTCGGACCCGCAGGTGCTGGCCACGGTGGTGGGCGACTGGCCCCGGATCGTGGGGGAGCACATCGCAGCGCACGCGCGCCCGCTCGGCCTGCGTGACGGGTGCCTCACCATCGGGGTCGACCAGCCGGGATGGGTCACGGAGCTGCGCTACCGCCACGACGACCTCCGCGACGCCGTGCGCGAGGCCACCGCCTCGAATGCCGTCGAGAGGCTGCGCTTCGTCGTGAAACCCGGGTCCTGA